The genomic segment TCGATGTCGTCGACCATCGCGTCTTTGGTGCTCTGATCGGACGGACTCATTTCGGTTTCGAGCCGCAGACGCGCGAGCGGAGTGCGCAGATCGTGCGAAATACCTGCGAGCATCAGAGCGCGGTCGGCCTCGAGTTGTTCGAGGTCCTGCACCATCTGGTTGAAGCTTCGGTTGGTCTCAGCGGCCACGCCCATGCCCCGTTCGGGCAGCAGTTCCGGCGATTGACCCGAGCCGACCTTGCGTGCGGCCATCGCTAGCCGCGCAAACGGACGGTTCACGAGACTCGTGATAAACGCCGCCCCGAATAGCGACAGCGCCAAAGCGAACACGCCCCAGCCGGCCCATTGCAGACCGGTCGCGTTGTCGAGCTGATCGCGATCGAGCGCGACCCAGTAATCGTCGTCGTCGATCTTGAAGCTGATCCAGACACCGTTGATGTCGTTCACGCTCTGCGCGATGACGGTGTCGTCGCCGAGGCGCCCACGAATGTCGTGTTCGATCAGGCGATTCAGCGACTCGTCGGGCTGGAGCTTGTATTTGTCGTTAGCTTCACGCGGATACACCCGCACGCCTTCGTTACTCTCCAGATCCTGCAGCAGCGCGCGCCGCAGATCCGGGTCGGAATAAAGGAGCGCGGTGCGCGTAAGCTTGACGATGGCGACGAGCTGAAGCGCCACGCGCTGTGCGCGCGGCTCGCGTTCGATCACGCGAAAGCTCTGGAACCAGGCGGCGAGACTGACTGCGATCAGCAATGCGATCAACAGAAAGGTCCGCCAGAAAAGGCCGCCGAACGCGAGCGTCAGGAGGCGCCGGTCGATCCGCATGGGCCCTTCTTATTTGAGATCAAAGACAGCAACTATTTTGCACGAGGCCAGAGCGGGTGCCGAAGCGCTGGCTCTGGCCGACGCGATGCGTGATACCCGGGTAAGGGGAAAGCGCCAACTCGGGTCGACGCTTTGCATGGGACCCGAGTAAGCGCTAAAGCGCCAACTCGGGTCGACACATGAGGTGAGTGCAAACTCAGGCCGCACCGTCGGGGATGAAGACGTAGCCCAGACCCCACACGGTCTGAATGAAGCGCGGGCTGCCCGGGTCCGGTTCGATCAGCTTGCGCAGACGCGAGATCTGCACATCGAGACTGCGGTCGAACACTTCGTACTCACGGCCGCGCGCAAGCTCCATCAGCTTTTCGCGCGACAGCGGCTGACGCGGATGACGCGCGAAGACCTTGAGCACGGAAAACTCGCCCGTGGTCAGCGGAATTTCCTGGCCGGCCTTGGTGAGCGTGCGGGTAGCGAGATTGAGCGCGAATTCGCCGAACTCGAACACCTCGGTGGTTTCAGACGGTGCACCCGGCAATTCGGACGGCGACTGGCGGCGCAGCACCGCGTGAATTCGCGCGACCAGTTCGCGCGGATTGAATGGCTTGGGCAGATAGTCGTCGGCACCCATTTCGAGCCCGACAATACGATCGACATCTTCACCCTTGGCCGTCAGCATGATGATCGGCGTGCGGTCGTTGCTGCCGCGCAGACGGCGGCAGATCGACAGGCCGTCTTCGCCTGGCAGCATCAGATCGAGCACCAGCAGGTCGAAGCGCTCACGCACCCACAGCTTGTTCATGGACGGCGCGTTTTCGGCAACGTAGACATTGAAGCCCTGTTCGCCGAGGTAACGGCGCAGCAGATCGCGCAGGCGCGGATCGTCGTCGACGACGAGGATTTTCGAAGGGTTTTTGGTTTCCATGGTCGGCATCTTAGCGCGATTAGAAAGTGGTGCGCGGTCGCATCATTTCTGGGGTTACAGTCAGTTACAAAATTTACCCGGACTGTGGCACGACGTAAAGCAGGGGCAGGTAGACTCCTTTACTGAATGCGGCTGTTCGGTGGATACTTCACTCGACTAACACTCTCGCACCCGGCTCGTTACCGGGGTCTGTATACGCATTTGAGGTAGCCGGTTGCCGCGCCACGAAGGGAACAACATGAAGGGAGGGGTTTGGCCAAATGTGCGCCTGAGCGTCATTGCACTGGCAGTAGCCGGTACGCTCGCAGGCTCACTGGTACCCACGCTCGCCCATGCCCAGCCTTCCGCCGACAGAGCTGCGAGTGAGCGCGCGCCTAGATCAGGCAACCCGCGTTCAAGCCGCCACAATCTGAATAGCGACGAACGTCCTGCATCAGACGCAATGTTGCGCACGGCAGTTCCCCCCGATCTTGATCAACGTCGTCGTGATGGTCATATGACGCCCGACGAACGACGTCTATTGCGGCAGCATATCGAAGATGCTGTCCGTGAGCTCTACAAGCGGTAGCTATTTCCGTGCCTGACACCGGGCACATCACTCGCGCACCTTCTTCGCGTGAGACATCCTGTTTCAACTCCATAGTCAACTTTCCCGCGCAGCCTGCCGTTGAGGCGTTAGAGCAATACTTGTATTGCCGCGTCAACGCGTCTTTGCGTGGCGTCATGCTGCGAGGAGGTAGTCGATGAAACTGCGGGCGCACGGTAATCGCGGGCGATGGTTTGTAGTCTCTGCCATGGTGTCGAATGTCGCCTTGGGCGCAGCGTTGCCTCGCGATTCGTCGGTTTCAGCCGCGCAGCAAGGGGCAACTTCAACTGCGCATGTGAGGCATCGACCGGTAGCGAGGACGGCCGCCACGTCGTCAGCTACGGCCAGCGAGCAGACCATCCTCGATGCCGATGATGCGCGCTTTTTCCTCACGCGAATCGGCTTTGAGCCAGATCGCACCGAGGCTGCGCAATACGTCGGACTTACCCGGCAGCAGGCCGTCGACAAGGTGTTCGCGACAGCGCGAACCGAAGCCGTCACGCCATCTCCCGACTGGGTGTTCGAACCCATCCCGACACGAGAAGCGCGCCAGACGTGGACTGTCGATCAGCGTCGCGACGAGCAAAGTCTGCGTAGACAGCGTTACGAACTATTACGCGCGTGGTGGGTTCGCGAGATGTTGGCGACGCCTTCGCCGCTCACCGAGCGTATGACGCTGTTCTGGCATAACCACTTCACGTCCGCGCAGGACAAGGTTCCGTATCCGCAGCAGATGGCGCAGCAAAACATGCTGTTGCGCCGCGACGCGCTGGGAAATTTCGCAGACTTGCTGCACGAAGTCGCGAAAGATCCGGCAATGCTGCATTACCTCGACGGAGCAAGCAATCGCAAGGGCCGGCCCAACGAGAATTTCGCGCGCGAAGTGATGGAACTGTTCACGCTGGGCGAAGGCCCTTACACGCAGCGCGATGTGTCAGAGGCGGCGCGCGCTTATACGGGCTGGAGCCTCGATCCCGACACGCAGGCTTACGTGTGGCGCGCGAATCAGCACGACGACGGCGATAAAACCGTGCTCGGCCAAACCGGTCGGTTCGATGGCGATCAGGTGCTGGACATCCTGCTCGCACGTCCGGAAACGGCCACTTTCGTGACCACGAAGCTATGGCGCGAATTCGTCTCCGAAACGCCTGACCCCGCTCGCATCGCGCCGATCGCCGAGCAGTTTCGCGCCAGCCATTACGAGATCGCGGTCGCACTGCGCGGACTATTTCTGAGCGACGCATTCTGGGACGACAGCAATCGCGGCGTCCTCGTGAAATCGCCGGCGGAGTTCGTGGTCGGGACCTTGCGGGCGTTCGATGTTGGCTACGACAGTACCGGCGCCTTCGCCGCGCAGATGCGCGTGCTCGGCGAGAACCTGTTCGCTGCGCCGAACGTCAAAGGATGGCCGGGCGGCACGACCTGGATCAATAGCTCGACGCTGCTTGCACGCAAGCAATTCGTCGAGCAACTGTTTCGCGCGACCGAAGCCGCGCCGATGCGCACGGGGCAGCCGGGTCGCCCTGCGAACGCGACATTCGCGGCGAGCGGCGCAGCCGCCGCCATGCAGACGAGTCCGCCGATGCAACGCGTCATGGCAACAGCAAAAAGCGCGCGAGGTGGCGTACGCTTTGACGTCGACACATGGCTCGCGCCGTACAACACTGCGCCTGCTGCGAGGCCCGGGTTGTCGGCCGAGCTTCAGTTGCAGCATGCAGTCCTGCCGTTCACGCCGGTGGACGCAATCGAAACGGATTCGACCGCGAGCGCCTACCTGGAAGCATTGCTGATGGACCCGGCTTATCAGTTGAAATAATCCCGGTCGTTACAAGAAAAACGAGGTACAGGATGAATCGACGTAGCTTTCTTTCGACGAGCGCAGCTGCCGGCGCAACGCTATGGTTGCCCCGGGCGTTCGGCGCGCAGACGGCGTTGGCGGATGGGGCTTCGGCCAACGGCTACGACAACCTGCTGATCCTCGTCGAACTGAAAGGCGGCAACGACGGCTTGAACACTGTGATCCCGTTTGCCGATCCCGCGTATTACGAATTGCGCCGGAACATCGGCATCAAACGCGGGCAGGCGATTCAACTCGACGAGCGCACCGCGCTGCATCCGTCGCTGCTGCCGCTGATGCCGCTATGGCAAAGCGGGCAACTGGCGATCGTGCAGGGCGTCAGCTACGCGCAGCCGAACCTGTCGCACTTTCGTTCGATCGAGATATGGGACACCGCGTCGCGCTCCGACCAATATTTACGTGAGGGCTGGCTGACGCGAACGTTTGCGCAGGCGCCCGTGCCCACCGGTTTTGCCGCAGACGGCGTGGTGATCGGCAGCGCTGAAATGGGGCCGTTCGCGAATGGCGCGCGCGCGATCGCGCTGGTCAACCCAACCCAGTTCATCAAGTCGTCGAGACTTGCCACGCCCGTGTCTCTGCATGAACGCAACCCCGAGTTGGCCCATATTCTCGACGTCGAAAACGACATCGTGAAAGCGGCCGACCGGCTGCGTCCCACGCAAAATAATGTGCAGTTAAAAACCGTGTTTCCCGGTGGAGCGTTCGGCAATTCGATCAAAACGGCGATGCAGGTGCTGGCTGCCGGTGACACCCCGCAAGCGCAACCGCGAAGCGGGCAGGGCGTCGCCGTGATCCGTCTGACGCTGAATGGCTTCGACACGCATCAGAATCAGCCGGGGCAGCAGGCCGCGTTGCTCAAGCAGTTTGCGGACGGATTCGCGGCGATGAAGTCGGCGCTCGTCGAGCTTGGCCGCTGGAACGAGACGCTGGTGATGACATACGCAGAGTTCGGGCGACGTCCGCGTGAGAATCAGAGTCAAGGCACCGATCACGGTACCGTCGCGCCGCAATTCGTCATGGGCGGGCGCGTGCGAGGCGGTTTGCACGGCGTCGCGCCGGTACTCGCGCGGCTCGACGGGAACGGTAATTTGCCGGTCGGGGTGGATTTTCGGCAGCTCTATGCGACGGTGCTTGGGCCCTGGTGGGGGCTGGATGCGTCGGAGATTTTGCAGCAGAGGTTTGAGCCGTTGCCGTTGTTGCGGGTGTGACGAGGTGAGGGGCGGCACTGGTTGTCGTGTGCGAGTTGCAGCAAAACATTCTCGACGCGCAGCGGCCGTTATCCCACCGTTGCGAACGCGTCTATTTCGCCCGCCACGCAATCCATAGTTTGCGGATCGGCGTCAACGCAATCCGCTGATGCAAAACCTTATAGCCGTCGCGCTCGATTTCATCCAGCAGCGCCAACGCCAACGCGGCCAGCGCAAGCAGCGTCCGCTGCGAACGACGCTCGCCACGGGGTATTGCGTCAAGCGCCGTATGCAACGCCGTGCGCGCTCGAGTGGTCTCGAAGCGCATTAGCTCGGTGAACGCGTCGGAATATTTTCGGTTGATCAGATCGGCGGCAGTGACGTTATAGCGCTGCATTTCGTCGATCGGAATATAGATGCGCCCGTGCCGCGCATCATTTCCGGTTTCGGCGACGCATTGCGCAAGCAGCAGCGCATCGCCCAGCGGCGCGGCCCAGTCGGACGAATGCTCGGCGTCTTTCGCCGTGACGCGCGCGACCAGCGCCGCGAACGTGCCTCCAACGCTTGCCACATAGCGCTTCAGATTCGGATAGTCGAGGTAGCGCGCCTGGTCGAGGTCCATTTCGAAGCCGGAAAGCAACGCCTGCAACTCCGGATATTCCGCTTTCGCGTCGGGCAGATAGGCCTCCAGCGCCTTGGCAACCGGATGCGATGGCGAGCCCGAAGCCAGCGCGGCGATCTCGTTTTGCCACCACGCGAGCTTGGTGCGACCGATGGTCGGATCGCTGGTTTCCTTGACCGTTTCCTCGAACTCGCGGCGCAATGCGAACAGCGCGGTCAGAAGTGGCTGACTTTTCGCGGGCGCCTGCCGAAGCGCGTAGTAAGTGCTCGATCCTGGGGGCGCCGCTTTCTGCTGGCAATATTCGTCGAAATTCACTGGATTGGCGTCGTGGGGAAAGGCAGGCGAAGAAGGCTGACACGGAAGGCCGTGCGTCGAGCCAAAAATTGTAGCATCGGCGATGGATTGAAGGACGCCGCAGATGCAGACAAGTGCGAATCAATCGGTTAGAATCTCGCGCTTACGCTTTCGGACGCAGGTTTTTGACGCGGCTGGAAGCAGGCAGGACATCGGGTGAACGCACTTCGGCTCACCCGGCTGCGAGGGTGGCGAAATTGGTAGACGCACCAGGTTTAGGTCCTGACGCCCGCAAGGGTGTAGGGGTTCGAGTCCCCTCCCTCGCACCATTATTTAAAGCGAAAAACCCCGTTAAGTCTTTGGACTGACGGGGTTTTTTGTTTTCGTCTATTTTTGCTTCGTACGCCGGGCCCATGGTCGCCCGGGGCCTGGTTCATGCGGCCGGCGCGTCGGGCTGGGCCGCAGACGCAGAGGGCGAACCCGGCAGTTCCGCTTGGGCTGCCCCTTCGAGAAAACGGCGGGTCGACTCGAAGGCCTGGAGCATCGGCTCCGGCCACGGCGTTTGCAGCATGACCGCCTGGTGGTTTTCAAATGCCGACGACAAAAGCTTCACCAGTTCGGGCGAGCGGAGGTGGCGCAGCAGCACGCTAACGGCAATCGCCGTCGCCTGGCTTGCGCCGGCGGTCTGGAGTTCCGAAGCGGTGAGCGCTGCAACCTGTTTGTTGATGTCCACAGAAGCTTCCTTGAATGAAAAGTGGAGAGTGAAGGCTCGGTGGCCAATCCCGAATTTTGACATGGTTGGCAACGCATCGCGATACGAGGCACTTTGCCTTGTCCGGCAAACATGGCATTGCGGTTCAGGCGGGTCAGTCGCGCGGATTCAAAAACGCATGTGCGCAATACTCCGGAATCTCCCAGTTTCGGTATTCTGGATAACCTGCAGGGCATACGCTGGGCACGATGATCCGGACGTTCAGGGTGATCGGCAGCACGCGGCTCTTATCCATTTTTGTTCGACTTGTCATAACCGGCTGGTATGACACGGATCGCGCCTTTTTTCGGCGCGGGATGTTTCCGCTCACTGGCGGCATCTCGTGCCGCTCAACAATGTGGTTCTGGAAACCTGGCAATGAAGCATGTTTTGAAATTCACCGGCTGGTGTTTTGCCATTGCGTCCGTGGGGCTTGCTCTGCCCGCGGTCGCGGCCGACAGCTTTGCGCAGCGCGATTTCGCGAAGCATTTCACGCTTCAACTCGATGACGCCGCCGCGTCGTCCTACAGCATGACGTTGCCGGCGATCGTCTACGCCGCCAGCCAGCGCAGCGATCTCGGCGACATCCGCATATTCAATAGCACCGGCGATACAGTGCCGTACTCGCTCGACGCGCCGCGCGCGGTCGCACGCACCCCGTCCAGAACGCGTTCGGTAGGGTGGTTCCCGCTTGCGCCGGCCCCGGCCGGCAGCAGCGGCATGCCGGCCGGAGTGGCGATCGCGGCGGACGGATCGTTGCGGGCGACCGCCGCTCCGCCGCCCCGCGCTCAACACGAACTGGACCTGATCGACCTCGGACGCGTATCGCGGACAACCCAGGTCGACGCGTTGGTTGTCCATCTGCGCGACGACAACTTCCAGGGGCGCGTCACCGTCGAAGTCAGCGACGATCTGCGTCACTGGCAGCCTGCCGGCGATGCGCAATTGCTCAAGGTCAACTACAACGGCAGCACGCTGAGCCAGGACCGTATCGAACTGAGTGGAGCGCACGCGCGATATCTGCGTCTTCACTGGCTCGACGGCGCACCGTATGTCGATTCGATGGACATGGAAATCCAGCCTGTCGGCGCCGGGTCCGCCCAGACCGCTGGCACACAGCGGGAGTGGAAAGAAGGAATCGTCGCCCACACGAGCCTGAAGCCGGGCGAGTACTTCTTCGCGACGGGCGGCTCGTATCCCGTCGACCGCCTGCGGCTGACTTTGCCGCAGCCTAATACGGTGGTGTCCGCCATCATTTATTCGCGAACCGGGCTGGACAAGCCGTGGCGCGAGGTGTCCAGCGCGACGCTGTTCCGTCTGCACAATGGGACGGTCGAGCAAAGCAATGCGCCGCTCGAACTGAAGACCGACACCGACCGTCAATGGCGCGTGGTCGTCGATACCCGTAATGGCGGCCTTGGCAGTGGGGCGCTGACTGTCGCGGCGGGCTGGCGTCCGGCGACGCTGACTTTTGTCGCACAAGGGAGTCCGCCTTATACGTTGGCGGTGGGGCGCGTGGAGGCGCTGCCAGCGGTTGTCAGTCGCAGCACTTTGCCTGTGAGCGCGTCGTCGGTACCAGGCGTTGCGCGACTGAATGACGAAACGTCTGTGGCGCATCCGGCGAGCGCGCAGTTGATCGCTAGCGCTCCGGACGCGTCGCGTGGTTATTTATTGTGGGCGGCATTGCTGCTGGCCGTTGGTTCACTTGGGGCGATCGGATGGCGGATTGCGCGTGGAGCGCACATTCGGGCGGCCGACGCGCAGGGAGGTCTGGCCAACGGCGCAGGAACAATGAGCGCGACGGCCAGCGATAGCGCCGCGACCGCCGCCGATGAAGCCGGTGATGTGAAGGGCTGATTCGTGTTTGCGGAACGGGAGTGCCGCCGTATTAGGGGTTACCTGGCGGCGCGAGCGCTGCGTGCGCGTCGGCACGTCGTGCGCGCGAAGTTGAACTTCGGCTCGTGCTACACAGTGCGGATTGAGTGGGCTGCGGGTGGCTGCGCGTGATGGCAACCAGGTGACTAATAACGGGCGATTGCCTCACAAAAGCAATGCTCGGCTGGTCCGCGAAAAGTGCTGAATACTAGCGCGAGGAGAGTCGTTGTCACTAGCGTGAGACACGATCCTCACTCCTGCCGCGCCGACATCGCCGCTATGATCCTGTCGAGCGCGTTCCCGAACGCGGCCCTTTCCTGTTCGTCGAGGCAATCGAACATATCGCCGTTCCATTTTCGCGCAATCGGCATGACCTTCCGATAAAGCGCCCGGCCTTCCGCTGTGAGCGAGACCAGCACCACCCGTCCGTCTTCCTCACTCTGCTGACGCTGAACCAGTCCTTGCTGGATCAGCGCTTCCGCCGCGCGGCTCGCCTGACTTTTGTCGAGATTAGCGTGTCTCGCCAACTCCATGATCGAGAACGGTCCGAACGATCCTACCGACGCAATCACCCGCGCCTCGGGCAAGGTCACGCCGAGTTTCCCTTGATAGCGCTCACTGATGCCACGCTCCGCAAGTTTGTTCAGCACGTGCAGACGGTAGGTGAGGAGCTGCTCAAGCCCAGCTTTAACGGAGTCCTTCATGGTCATCCCGTGATGAGTGGAGCGGTCGTGGCGCTGTGATTGTTGCCGCAACCGCCCTGCGGGTCAACGCGCGCCGGGGGCGGAGTCTGGTGTCGCCCCATACCTGAGGCGCGTCAGTTGTTCCGCCTCGTTGGCAAGCAGACGTGCCGCGTCGCGAATCGCGACATCGAGCGTAATCGGGCCCGGCGCGGGCGAAAAGCATCCGCTGAAATATTCGGAAAGACGCGGCAATGCGGCTGAATCCACTGCGCCGGAAAGTAACGTGGCCGGCACACCGGCTGCCTGCGCGTGACGGCAAGCGATGAACGGCGCCTTGCCGTGCAGCGTTTGCACGTCCGAGCGGCCTTCACCCGTGATCAGCCAGTTCGCGCCTTCGAGCGCCGCGTCGAGGCCGATCTGCCGGGCGACTGTTTCCGCGCCGGGTTCGAATTTCGCGCCGAGCATATGCAGCGCAAATCCGAGGCCGCCCGCCGCGCCCGCACCGGCCTCGTCGCGCGCCTTGCGCCCGAGTGCTGCTTCGAGCAGATCGGCAAAGCGGGCGAGGGCTGCGTCGATCGACGCGATCTGTTCCGGCTTGACTCCCTTTTGCGGACCAAATACCGCGGTTGCGCCGTGATCGCCGGTCAGCGGGTTATCCACGTCGGACATGCCGATAAATTGTGTGTCCGCGAGGCGGGCGTCCAGTTGGGAAACATCGAGACGCGCGACGCGCGCAAGCTGCTCAGGCGTGCCGTCGAGTTCGTTACCCTGCGCGTCGAACAGTTTCAGGCCGAGGCCGGCCAGTAAGCCGGCGCCGCCGTCATTAGTGCTGCTGCCGCCCAGCGCGACGAAAAACCGCCGCACGCCGGCGTCCAGCAGCGCGCGTATCGCTTCGCCCATGCCGCGAGTGCTGCGTGCTTCGACCGGCACGCCCATGCCCACCGCGTCCGTAATGCCAACGATTTCCGCTGTTTCGATAATCGCACTGCCGTCGGCGAGCAGCGCAGTCTGGGCTTCGCGCAATGGGCCGGCCGCGCCGCGCACGCTCAGCTTGCGTCGCTCGCCGCCGCTCGTGAGCATCGCGTCGAGCGTGCCTTCGCCGCCGTCGGCCATCGGGCAAATGCGCACGCTGGCATCGGGCCGCGCGCGCTGAATGCCAGACGCGATCGCCTGCGCGACCTGTTCCGCGCTGAGCGAGCCTTTGAAGGAGTCGGGAGCAATGACGACGACAGGCGAGGACGACGAATTCGGCATGGTGTCTCTGGATAGTTGGAATTGTTTCGCGGGATGCTGGGGCAGTCGGAACAGATCAGAAAGCGATGCAGCCCAAGCTCGTTCATTAGCTTATCAGCATGGGCGCGCGGACTGAATATGTCGAACGGCATAGCCGGAATCGTCCGCTGGAGCGTGCTAGCCGACAGGCGCTGTTCTGTGGCGGCGGTAAACGGGGATCTAGCGCAACGTGAAGGCGGACGGGGCTGGAGGCGCGGCCGTAATGGATATCGTCGCGAACGGTGGTTGCGATTGCTGTGGCTCCGGGTGCTGGGTCAACGTCGCCGCAGACAGGCGGAGACCAGGCGCAGGAGCGGCACTGGAATCAGGTGGAAACCGTGCCGAAACGGCCCGGAAAGCTACCGGAATCTCGAGAAAAACGTCCTCATTCATCGAATCCCGGTTGGGCGCGCAAATAGTTTGCTAAAATATTCGGCTCTTTGGACCCAACCGTGCTGCCGGCGGCCTGCAAGCCCGCGGCGCAGGCGCGCAATCGATGCAAAACGACGTTAGCGAATGTAAAGAACGTTTGCACGCGACATCGACAAGCGGCACGGAGAAGATAACTGATTCGCTCGAATAATTTTAGGACGATTGAAGCCATGGCTAACGTTGTTGAAAACCTCGGCAAGCTCGAACGCCGCGTCACGATTTCCCTGCCGAAGGATGCCGTGCAGAAGGAAGTGGATTCGCGTATCCGTCAACTCGCGAAGAACGTGCGTATGCCGGGTTTCCGGCCGGGCAAGGTGCCGCTCAAGATGGTGACGCAACAGTATTCGGGCCAGGTGGAAGCCGAAGTGCTGAGCGACAAGGTCGGCAAGGAATTTTTCGACATCAGCCGTACCGAAAACCTGCGCGTTGCAGGCCAGCCGAGCTTTGCGCCGAAGGCCGACGTCGCTGAAGGCGACTACGCATTCGACGCAACTTTCGAGGTGTACCCGGAAGTGAAGCTGGGCGATGTCGCTACGGCTGAAATCGAACGCACCACGACCACGATCAGCGAAGCGGAAATCGACCGCACGCTGGAAATCCTGCGCAAGCAACGCGTGCACTTCCACGCTCGTGGCGAAGCTGGCGATCATGGCGACGGCGGTGCCGATACGGCAGCCAAAGACGGCGATCGCGTGACGGTCGACTTCGTCGGCAAGATCGAAGGCGAAGTGTTCCAGGGCGGTAGCGCCGACGACTTCGCATTCGTGCTGGGCGAAGGCCGCATGCTGCCGGAATTCGAAAAGGCAGCGCTGGGCCTGAAGGTCGGCGAGGCTAAGGAATTCGACCTGGCGTTCCCTGAGGACTACCACGGCAAGGACGTCGCAGGTAAGACGGCGCAATTCACGATCACGATGAAGAAGATCGAGTGGCCGCACCTGCCGGAAATCGACGCTGACTTCGCGAAGTCGCTCGGTATCGAAGACGGCGATCTGACCAAGATGCGCGCCGAGATCAAAGACAATCTCGAACGCGAAGCAAAGCGCCGCACGCAAGCCATCGTCAAGAACCAGGTGATGGACGCGCTGCTGAAAATTTCCGAACTCGACGTGCCGAACGCACTGATCGAACAGGATCAGGAGCGCCTCGTCGGAATGGCGCGTCAGGATCTGGAGCAACGCGGCGTGCCCAACGCTAAAGATGCGCCGATCCCGGCTGCCATGTTCAAGGAACAGGCTGAGCGCCGCGTCAAGCTGGGCCTCGTGCTGGCTGAGCTGGTCAAGGCTAACGAACTGCAAGCCAAGCCGGAACAGATCCGTGCTGAAGTCGACGAGTTCGCAAAAAGCTACGAAGACCCGAAGGAAGTCGTCCGCTGGTATTATTCGAACCAGCAACGTCTTGCTGAAATGGAAGCGTACGTCGTTGAAGCCAA from the Paraburkholderia fungorum genome contains:
- a CDS encoding glycerate kinase, encoding MPNSSSSPVVVIAPDSFKGSLSAEQVAQAIASGIQRARPDASVRICPMADGGEGTLDAMLTSGGERRKLSVRGAAGPLREAQTALLADGSAIIETAEIVGITDAVGMGVPVEARSTRGMGEAIRALLDAGVRRFFVALGGSSTNDGGAGLLAGLGLKLFDAQGNELDGTPEQLARVARLDVSQLDARLADTQFIGMSDVDNPLTGDHGATAVFGPQKGVKPEQIASIDAALARFADLLEAALGRKARDEAGAGAAGGLGFALHMLGAKFEPGAETVARQIGLDAALEGANWLITGEGRSDVQTLHGKAPFIACRHAQAAGVPATLLSGAVDSAALPRLSEYFSGCFSPAPGPITLDVAIRDAARLLANEAEQLTRLRYGATPDSAPGAR
- the tig gene encoding trigger factor; translation: MANVVENLGKLERRVTISLPKDAVQKEVDSRIRQLAKNVRMPGFRPGKVPLKMVTQQYSGQVEAEVLSDKVGKEFFDISRTENLRVAGQPSFAPKADVAEGDYAFDATFEVYPEVKLGDVATAEIERTTTTISEAEIDRTLEILRKQRVHFHARGEAGDHGDGGADTAAKDGDRVTVDFVGKIEGEVFQGGSADDFAFVLGEGRMLPEFEKAALGLKVGEAKEFDLAFPEDYHGKDVAGKTAQFTITMKKIEWPHLPEIDADFAKSLGIEDGDLTKMRAEIKDNLEREAKRRTQAIVKNQVMDALLKISELDVPNALIEQDQERLVGMARQDLEQRGVPNAKDAPIPAAMFKEQAERRVKLGLVLAELVKANELQAKPEQIRAEVDEFAKSYEDPKEVVRWYYSNQQRLAEMEAYVVEANVVDFVLGKAKVTDKEVSFEELASATAQA